GGAGCGCCAAGCCAGCTCGACGCCCGGGCGTGTCGCGCTCGGAGCCCCTTCCCCGGGTCCGTCCCCGCCAGGCCCGTGCTGCCCGCGGTTGCCGGGCGGGGCCAGCCCCGGGAACGACGGGAGGCACGGTGCGGACTCGCACCGTGCCTCCCGTTCGACCGCCGGAGCGGTCGTCGAACGTGATCGATCGTCAGTCGGCGGCAGCCAACTGCCCGCACGCCCCGTCGATCTCCTTGCCGCGGGTGTCGCGGAGGGTCGTCGGGATGCCGGCAGCGTTGAGTCGGCGGACGAACTCGTCCTGCACGTGCTCCTCGGACGAGGTCCACACCGAGCCCGGCGTCGGGTTGAGCGGGATCGGGTTGACGTGCACCCACCCCTTGCCACGCTTGTTGAGCTTCTCGGCGAGCAGGTCGGCACGCCAGGCGTGGTCGTTCATGTCCTTGATGAGCGCGTACTCGATCGACACCCGCCGACCGGTCTTGACGTAGTAGTCGTGGGCGGCGTCGATCGCTTCGTCGGCCTTCCACTTCGAGTTCACCGGGATGAGCTCGTCGCGCAGTTCGTCGTCGGGCGCGTGCAGCGAGAGCGCGAAGGTGATCGGGATGCCCTCGTCGGCGAGCTTGTTGATCGCCGGCACCAGACCGACCGTCGACACCGTGATCCCGCGCGCGCTCATGCCGAGCCCGTTCGGCTGCGGCGCGACCATGATCCGCACGGCGTCCATCACGCGCTTGTAGTTCGCGAGCGGCTCCCCCATGCCCATGAACACGATGTTCGTCACCCGCTCGGCGTCGACGCGGTCCTGCCCGCCCTTGCGCGGGTCGCCGCCCAGCTCACCGGCGGCGATCGCGGCGTTGGCCCGGACGATCTGCTCGATGATCTCGGCCGTCGACATGTTGCGCGTCAGGCCCGCCTGGCCCGTGGCGCAGAACGGGCAGTTCATCCCGCAGCCGGCCTGGGACGAGACGCAGAGCGTGATGCGGCCCGGGTACCGCATGAGCACCGACTCGACCAGGGCGCCGTCGTGCAGCTTCCAGAGGAACTTGATCGTGTCGCCCTTGTCCGTCTCGAGACGACGGGTCTCGGTCAGCAGGGGCGGCAGCATGCCCGCGACGAGTTCCTCGCGCTGGGCAGCCGGCAGGTCGGTCATCTTCGCCGGGTCGGACGTGTAGTGCGTGAAGTAGTGGGTCGCGAGCTGCTTGGCGCGGAAGCCGGGCAGACCGAGTTCCTTCACCTTGGCCTCGCGCTCCTCGACCGTCAGGTCCGCCAGGTGCACCGGCGGCTTGCCCCGCTTCGGCGACGCGAACTGCAGCAGCGGCCGACCGTCGGTCCCCGTCGCCTGCTGCCAGCCCTCGGTGCGCGGGCGCACCTGCGGGCGGGCAGAGCGCTGCTCCTCGAACGGGGTGCGGGTGTCGATGGCCATCACTCCAGCTTACGGGAGGCACGCAACCCCTCCGACCCGTCACGCCGGTCCGGCAGGTGGCCGGTCGGGTCAGGAGCCGGCGGGCAGCAGCCGGGCGAAGTGGTGCGCGGCTGGGAACATCGGGATGACGTCGACCGGCTCGCCGGGGTGCGGGGCCTGCAGGACGAGTCCGTACCCGAGGTACAGCCCGACGTGGTCGCCGTTGTCGTACACGACGAGGTCGCCGGCCTTCGCCTCGGACTCCGGGATCGTCGTCGCGACCGCGTCCTGTGTGGGGACGTAGTGGTCCAGCTGGATGCCGACGGCCTGGTACGCGACCATCGTCAGGCCGGAGCAGTCGATGCCGGTGTGGCTCGCACCGCCCTCGACGTACGGGTCGCCGAGGTACTGCAGGGCGGTCTGCACGATCGTCGCCCGGTCGCCGCCGGCCGAGAGCACCTCGGACAGGGCCGCCTGGGTCTCCCCGACCGTCGCCCCGCCGCTGACGACCAGGGTCGGGTACGACACGATCGAGGTGGTGCCTCGGTCGGTCACCGGCACCCGGACCCCGCGCGCGACGGTGAAGGTCTGGGCCTGCCCGCCGGCGCTCGCGGTCGTCGTGGCACTGGTGGCCGTGTCGACCGGAGCCGCCTCGGCCGGGATCGACAGCGTCAGGCTGGACGTCACGGCGAGGGCCGGGGCGATGAGGAGCGCGGCACGCTGCATGGTCGCGGTACGCCGGACGTGCCGGGGGTCCTTCGCCCCCCCGGTGCGGACGGCCGTGGGGAGGACCGGTCCAGCGGCTGTCGCCAGCGCAGCCCGGTGCTGGGGCATCGCGATGACCCGGGCGGGCTTGCGGTGCTCGACGTAGGTGGACCGGGCGACCAGCGGTGCCGCTGCCGGACGACGGACCCGCGGCCGGAGTGGAGCGTCCGGTGCGGTGTCGGCTCGACGGACCGGGGTGTCGGTCGGTCGGCGGTCGTCGGCTGCTGACAGGGCGTGGCGTCCCATGGTTCCTTCCGGGTCCGGACCACCGGGGGCGCCGTCGCGATCCCTGCGCGACGAGGCCGGACTCCGGTGACTCGCGCAGATAACGTATTGGTCACGAACCTGGTCCTCCCTGGAGAACCCGGCCCGCTTCCTGCGGTGCGTCACAGATCCCGCTCGACGCCGCCACGACCGACACCCTGCTCCGCCGCACAGGGAGCCCCTGACGGACGGCCCGTCGCCCCCAACCGCGCGTGGTTCGCCGCCCTCAGCCGTGCGCGGCCCGCGTGGGCGGCGGGGCGGTGGTGAGGCGGGCCTCCCGGTCGGTCGCGAGCGCGGTCAGGCGCGACGCGAGCGCGACCACCGACGGATCCGGCCGGGTACCGGCGCCCGCCGACAGCGTGCCGGGGACCGGGTCGCCGGCGCGGACCGCGAGGGGCAGGACGCCCGCCCAGACCGCGTGGTCCTCACCGTCGTCCGATGCCTCGCCGACGCCGGCCGCGCGCACCTTGACGCTCGCGGCGTCGAGCGGGAGCTGCAGGACCTGGGTCGCGCGGACCTCCTTGTCCGTCATCTCGCGCACCTCGCTCCGGCGGCCCGGCATGAGGTGGTCGGCGACCTGGCGGAGCGCCTCGGCCCGCTGCTCGACGGGGACCACGGTGGCGCGGCCGACGACCATCGCGCTGCGGTAGTTCGCCGAGCTGTCGAAGGTGGAGCGGGCGAAGACGATACCGTCGAGGTGCGTGACCGTGGCGCTGACCGGGACCCCGTCCGCGCCGGCGTCGAGGAACAGGCCGCCTCCGGTCGAGCCGTGCAGGAGCAGGACCGGCCCCGTGCCGAGGTCGCCGACGCCGTAGAGGAAGGGCAGGACGACCGGGAAGCCGTCGCGGACCATGCCGACGTGGGCGACGACCCCCTCGGCCAGGACCTGGCGGAGGACCTGCGGATCGGTCTGCTGGCGCTCGCGGATCCGGCGGACGGTGAGGGACGGGAGGGCGTCGGGAGTGGGCATGCTCCGACGCTAGGGTCGGCACTGGATCAGTACGTAGACCAGATCGGGGCGCACGGGGTGGACCAGTCGAGCAAGGTGGGCGTCGTCGTCGCCCGGGTGCGGGGGCTCGTGCACGACGGCACGCTCGGCGCCGAGGACCCGCTGCCGTCGACGCGGGCTCTCGCGGCCGAGCTCGGTGTCGCACGGGGCACGGTCGTGGCGGCGTACGAGCAGCTCGACGGCGAGGGGTACATCCGGACGCGGCAGGGGGCGGCGGCGCGGGTGGTCGCGGGAGCGGCGGGCGCGCACGGAGCGGCGGGCGCGGCGAGTGCGGGCGCGAGCTCGGGCTCGGGCTCGGGCTCGGGCTCGGCCTCGGCCTCGGCCTCGGCCTCGGCGAGCGGGGCGGGCGCGGTCGGCGGCGGCTGGGACGGCGCGGGGAGCGTCGGTGCAGGTGGACCGGGTGCAGGGGCCGGTGCGCCGGGTGCAGGGGCCGGGGCACCGGCTGCAGCCCCCGCTGCGGGTGCCGTGCCCGCGCACGACGGCGGCGTGCAGCGGGCGGTCGTCGACTGCCGACCCGGCATCCCGGCCGTCACCGCGATCAGCGAGCGCGACTGGCGGGCTGCCTGGCGTGCCGCGGCGAGCGCACCGCTCCGCAACGGCCTGTCCGATCCGACGGGCCTCCTCGCCCTCCGCGAGCAGGTGGTCGTGCAGCTCGGCCTGGCGCGCGGCTTCACCCCGTCGGTGTCGGAGGTCGTCGTGGCCGCCGGCACCTCGGAGGCGCTGTCCCTCCTGGTCGAGGCCCTGCGCGCCCGGCTCGGACGGCCCCCGCGGATCGCCGTCGAGGACCCCGGGTACCGGTCGGGGCACCGCGCCCTGACCAGTGCGGGGGCGGAACTCGTCGCCGTACCGGTCACCGCGGACGGCATCGACCTCGACGTCCTCGCATCGACCACGGTGGACGCGGTCCTGGTGTCACCCACGCACCAGTACCCGCTCGGCTCGGTCATGCCCGTCGGGCACCGACTGGCCCTCCTCGCGCACGCGGCACGGACGGGCACGGTCGTCGTCGAGGACGACTACGACTCCGAGTTCCGTCACCGCGGCCGTCCGGTGCCCGCCCTGGCGGCGCTCGACACCGCCGGCGTGGTCGTGCACCTGGGCGGGTTCTCGAAGACGCTGGACCCGCGGTTGCGGTGCGCCTACGTCGTGCTGCCGCCGGGGCCGCTCGGCGCCGCGGTCGTCACCGCCCGTCGCGCGCGTGGTGCCGTCGTCGCGGAGCCGGTGCAGGTCGCGGTCGCGCACCTGCTGCGGACGGGGGCGTTCCGGCGGCACCTGGGCCGGGTGCGGCGGGACTACGCGCACCGACGGGACCGCATCGCACGCCGACTGGCCGACACCGGTCTGGAGGCACGGGCCCTCACCGGCGGTCTGCACGCGGTGCTGACGTGGCCGGGTCCGGCGACCGGTGCCGCCGTGGTCGCCCGTGCCGAGGCGGGCGGGGTCCTCGTGAGCGACCTGGCGGACTACGAGGTCGAGCGGGGGCGGTCCGGCGACGGAGTGGTCGTCGGCTACGGCGCGGTGACGCTGCCGGAGCTCGACCGGGCGCTCGACGTGGTGCTCGCGGCGGTGCGGACGGAGCGGGCGGCGGGGGCACGGGCGGCGGACCCGCAGCCGCCGGCTCCCGGGCGCGAGCGAGTGCGCCGCTGATCCGTCGTCGTCAGCGGCGTCCCGCGGACGGGCGTCGACGGCGCCCCTGTCGGTCGGACCTCAGCGGCGCGGGCCGCGTTCCGACGCGGTCCGGCCGGCGCGCCACACGTCGGCGAGCGACGGGACCGGCGAGTCAGCCGGGGCTGCCCACCCACGACGGGCCGCCTTGCGGGCGGAGCGGTAGGTGGTCACGTGGATCGGGTCCACGTCCTGGTTCGATTCGTACTTCGTCATGGCGTGCTCCCTGTTCACGGCGCCCACCGTCCGGTGCGCCGACCCTCGCCGGGACGGATCACGGACACAGGACGCGAGACGAACTCTCTTCTCCTGCGACGGTACGCGGCACGGACGTGCGACGAACGGTCGACGGCACGAGCCCGCGTCATCCGGACGTGTCGGGCACCGGGCGCGGCGGAGGTCCGGGTCCGGGTCAGCTGTCCGGCAGTGCGGCCGTCGGGAGCTTGCGGAGCTTGGTCCGCCGACGTCGACGGTCCGGGATCATCGACCGCATCTCCTCGAGCTTGCCGAAGCAGAGCAGGCGGTCGCCCGGCTCGAGCGCGACACCGCTGCGCGGGTTCGGGATCACGGACGTCCCGCGGTGCAGGGTCAGGACGGTGATGTCGCGGTCCCACAGGCCCGAGTCCTTGATGGTCTTGCCGACGAGGTCTGCGTTCGTGTGCACGAGCAGCTCGGCGACGCCGTACCCGGTCGAGACGCTGAGGCGCTGGCGGACGTCGATCTCCGGGAACGCCACCTGGTTCGCGATGAAGTCGATGACCGCGCCGGCCACGTCGAGCCCGGTCGCGCGTTCGATCCCCTCGAGGCCCGGGGACGAGTTGACCTCCATGACGAGCGGCCCGTCGTTGCCCTCGAGCATGTCGACGCCGGCGACGCGGAGTCCCATGATCTGGGCGGAGCGGACCGCCGCCTCCTCGTACTCCGGCGTGAGCGTGACCTGCTCGACGGTGCCGCCGCGGTGCACGTTCGACCGGAACTCGTCGCCCGAGGCCGACCGGCGCATCGCGGCGACGACCCGGTCCCCCACGACGAGCGCGCGGATGTCCTTGCCGCGGCTCTCCGAGATGAAGCTCTGGATGAGGACGTTCTGCTTCGTCGAGTGCAGCGTCTCGACGATCGACTCGGCGACCTTGGCCTCGGGCGCCAGGATCACGCCGATGCCCTGCGTGCCCTCGAGGAGCTTGATGACCACCGGTGCGCCACCCACCCGTTCGATCGCTCCGCGGACGTCGGCCCGGCTGCTGACGAACGTGGTCGCGGGCATGCCGATGTCGTGCCGGGACAGGATCTGGTTGGCGCGCAGCTTGTCCCGGGAGTTCGTGATGCCGTTCGCGGTGTTCGGCGTGTACACGTCCATCTGTTCGAACTGTCGGACGACCGCGGTGCCGTAGTACGTGATCGAGTTCCCGATCCGCGGCAGCACGGCGTCGTAGTCGGACAAGAGCTTGCCGCGGTAGAGCAGGTCGGGCTGTTCGCCGGTGAGGTCGATCGCGAAGCGCAGGGTGTTGAGCACCTTGACGGTGTGTCCGCGTTCCTCCGCGGCGGTGCGGAGGCGCTGGGTCGAGTACGCGTGCGGAGCGCGCGACAGGATGGCGAGTTTCATCACTGCCAAGATAGGGGCATGGCCGAGCGATCGAAGAGCGGGGCGTCCGCGTCCCGGGTACCGATCGTCGCCGGGTGGCGCGAGTGGGCGGCGCTGCCGGACATCGGCATCCCGTGGATCAAGGTGAAGCTCGACACCGGTGCCCGCACCTCGGCCCTGCACGCCTTCGACGTGGAGGAGCTGCCCGGCGGCCGCGTCCGGTTCTCGGTGCACCCATGGCAGGACTCCGACGTCGACCCGCAGACCGTCGAGTGCGCCGTGCACGACCGCCGGGTGATCCGCAGTTCGAGCGGCCACACCCAGGAGCGCATCGTCGTCCTCATGTCCATCGAGCTCGGCGGGCGGACGGTCCTGGCCGAGGTCACGCTGAGCAACCGCGACCAGATGGGCTTCCGGATGCTCGTCGGGCGCGAGGCCCTGCGTCAGGGGTTCGTCGTCGACCCAGCACGGTCGTTC
The sequence above is drawn from the Curtobacterium sp. L6-1 genome and encodes:
- the rlmN gene encoding 23S rRNA (adenine(2503)-C(2))-methyltransferase RlmN — translated: MAIDTRTPFEEQRSARPQVRPRTEGWQQATGTDGRPLLQFASPKRGKPPVHLADLTVEEREAKVKELGLPGFRAKQLATHYFTHYTSDPAKMTDLPAAQREELVAGMLPPLLTETRRLETDKGDTIKFLWKLHDGALVESVLMRYPGRITLCVSSQAGCGMNCPFCATGQAGLTRNMSTAEIIEQIVRANAAIAAGELGGDPRKGGQDRVDAERVTNIVFMGMGEPLANYKRVMDAVRIMVAPQPNGLGMSARGITVSTVGLVPAINKLADEGIPITFALSLHAPDDELRDELIPVNSKWKADEAIDAAHDYYVKTGRRVSIEYALIKDMNDHAWRADLLAEKLNKRGKGWVHVNPIPLNPTPGSVWTSSEEHVQDEFVRRLNAAGIPTTLRDTRGKEIDGACGQLAAAD
- a CDS encoding C40 family peptidase, which produces MGRHALSAADDRRPTDTPVRRADTAPDAPLRPRVRRPAAAPLVARSTYVEHRKPARVIAMPQHRAALATAAGPVLPTAVRTGGAKDPRHVRRTATMQRAALLIAPALAVTSSLTLSIPAEAAPVDTATSATTTASAGGQAQTFTVARGVRVPVTDRGTTSIVSYPTLVVSGGATVGETQAALSEVLSAGGDRATIVQTALQYLGDPYVEGGASHTGIDCSGLTMVAYQAVGIQLDHYVPTQDAVATTIPESEAKAGDLVVYDNGDHVGLYLGYGLVLQAPHPGEPVDVIPMFPAAHHFARLLPAGS
- a CDS encoding pyridoxamine 5'-phosphate oxidase family protein; this encodes MPTPDALPSLTVRRIRERQQTDPQVLRQVLAEGVVAHVGMVRDGFPVVLPFLYGVGDLGTGPVLLLHGSTGGGLFLDAGADGVPVSATVTHLDGIVFARSTFDSSANYRSAMVVGRATVVPVEQRAEALRQVADHLMPGRRSEVREMTDKEVRATQVLQLPLDAASVKVRAAGVGEASDDGEDHAVWAGVLPLAVRAGDPVPGTLSAGAGTRPDPSVVALASRLTALATDREARLTTAPPPTRAAHG
- a CDS encoding PLP-dependent aminotransferase family protein, with the protein product MDQSSKVGVVVARVRGLVHDGTLGAEDPLPSTRALAAELGVARGTVVAAYEQLDGEGYIRTRQGAAARVVAGAAGAHGAAGAASAGASSGSGSGSGSASASASASASGAGAVGGGWDGAGSVGAGGPGAGAGAPGAGAGAPAAAPAAGAVPAHDGGVQRAVVDCRPGIPAVTAISERDWRAAWRAAASAPLRNGLSDPTGLLALREQVVVQLGLARGFTPSVSEVVVAAGTSEALSLLVEALRARLGRPPRIAVEDPGYRSGHRALTSAGAELVAVPVTADGIDLDVLASTTVDAVLVSPTHQYPLGSVMPVGHRLALLAHAARTGTVVVEDDYDSEFRHRGRPVPALAALDTAGVVVHLGGFSKTLDPRLRCAYVVLPPGPLGAAVVTARRARGAVVAEPVQVAVAHLLRTGAFRRHLGRVRRDYAHRRDRIARRLADTGLEARALTGGLHAVLTWPGPATGAAVVARAEAGGVLVSDLADYEVERGRSGDGVVVGYGAVTLPELDRALDVVLAAVRTERAAGARAADPQPPAPGRERVRR
- the rimK gene encoding 30S ribosomal protein S6--L-glutamate ligase codes for the protein MKLAILSRAPHAYSTQRLRTAAEERGHTVKVLNTLRFAIDLTGEQPDLLYRGKLLSDYDAVLPRIGNSITYYGTAVVRQFEQMDVYTPNTANGITNSRDKLRANQILSRHDIGMPATTFVSSRADVRGAIERVGGAPVVIKLLEGTQGIGVILAPEAKVAESIVETLHSTKQNVLIQSFISESRGKDIRALVVGDRVVAAMRRSASGDEFRSNVHRGGTVEQVTLTPEYEEAAVRSAQIMGLRVAGVDMLEGNDGPLVMEVNSSPGLEGIERATGLDVAGAVIDFIANQVAFPEIDVRQRLSVSTGYGVAELLVHTNADLVGKTIKDSGLWDRDITVLTLHRGTSVIPNPRSGVALEPGDRLLCFGKLEEMRSMIPDRRRRRTKLRKLPTAALPDS
- a CDS encoding ATP-dependent zinc protease family protein, producing MAERSKSGASASRVPIVAGWREWAALPDIGIPWIKVKLDTGARTSALHAFDVEELPGGRVRFSVHPWQDSDVDPQTVECAVHDRRVIRSSSGHTQERIVVLMSIELGGRTVLAEVTLSNRDQMGFRMLVGREALRQGFVVDPARSFMAGRAPKAVRRRNRGRS